A region of Vibrio chagasii DNA encodes the following proteins:
- the mltF gene encoding membrane-bound lytic murein transglycosylase MltF: MPKFSLIFLSKSFLLVITLFGLTACQIESEPKSVLEQIRERGVLRVGTLNNQLSYYIGPDGPAGLDYELAREFAQELGVKLEVKPAYRLSGLFPALKKGEIDLIATGLTQNNKLTRAYRAAPAYYYVSQQVVYKKGQWRPRNLDQLIKFENDRQAEFIKAQAESEDASPNETLTPSLVVVKDSHFEPTLKQLQNTHQDFIYDAVGNADINDLLKEVSTGERLFTVADSIELSLAQRLYPDVALAFELTEDQPISWYLEKSEDESLYALLIEFFGNLKQSGELASLEEKYIGHIGTFDYVDTRAFIRALDSKLPKWSPLFQKYSQEFDWRLIAALAYQESHWNPVARSPTGVRGMMMLTLPTAKSVGVTNRLDPKQSVQGGVEYLRRIVNRVPDSITQHEKIWFALASYNVGYGHMMDARRLTKAQGGDPDAWGDVKDRLPLLRQKKYYSQTRYGYARGDEARNYVENIRRYYQSIIGHVNKRNKEQEESLEGLIVIPPLETSGAEPSISAAESTVSGSESSK; encoded by the coding sequence ATGCCTAAATTTTCTCTCATCTTTTTGTCTAAGTCCTTTCTGCTGGTTATCACTCTGTTTGGGCTAACCGCATGCCAGATTGAGTCTGAACCTAAAAGTGTCCTCGAGCAGATACGAGAGCGTGGCGTGCTTCGTGTCGGTACTCTGAATAACCAACTCTCTTACTACATTGGTCCTGATGGCCCTGCTGGTCTCGATTACGAATTGGCTCGTGAGTTTGCACAAGAGCTAGGGGTTAAGCTTGAGGTTAAACCGGCTTACCGTCTATCTGGCCTATTCCCTGCTCTAAAGAAAGGCGAGATCGACCTTATCGCGACAGGATTAACGCAAAACAACAAACTGACACGTGCTTATCGTGCAGCGCCTGCTTATTACTATGTAAGCCAACAGGTGGTGTACAAAAAAGGCCAGTGGCGCCCAAGAAATCTAGATCAACTGATCAAGTTTGAAAACGACCGCCAGGCTGAATTCATCAAAGCACAAGCTGAATCAGAAGACGCGTCACCTAACGAGACTCTGACTCCCTCTTTGGTTGTGGTCAAAGACTCGCACTTCGAACCAACACTTAAGCAATTACAGAACACGCACCAGGACTTCATCTACGACGCAGTTGGCAATGCTGATATCAACGATCTGCTAAAAGAAGTATCAACAGGCGAACGCTTATTTACGGTTGCAGACTCTATCGAACTGTCGCTGGCACAACGTTTATACCCAGACGTAGCATTGGCGTTTGAGCTGACGGAAGACCAACCTATCTCTTGGTACCTAGAGAAGTCTGAAGATGAAAGCCTTTACGCATTGCTGATTGAGTTCTTCGGCAACCTAAAACAGTCCGGTGAACTTGCTTCGCTAGAAGAAAAGTACATCGGTCATATTGGCACTTTTGATTACGTTGATACTCGTGCCTTTATCCGTGCGCTAGACAGCAAGCTACCAAAATGGTCGCCACTGTTTCAGAAGTATTCGCAAGAGTTTGACTGGCGCTTGATTGCTGCACTGGCGTATCAAGAGTCGCACTGGAACCCAGTCGCACGCTCACCAACCGGTGTTCGTGGCATGATGATGCTGACACTACCGACAGCGAAGAGCGTTGGTGTGACCAACCGTCTCGACCCTAAACAGTCGGTACAAGGTGGTGTTGAATACCTGCGTCGTATCGTGAACCGAGTACCAGATTCAATCACACAACACGAAAAGATCTGGTTTGCACTCGCTTCATACAACGTCGGTTACGGACACATGATGGACGCACGCCGCTTAACCAAAGCGCAAGGCGGAGATCCTGATGCTTGGGGTGATGTAAAAGACAGGCTACCTCTACTCAGACAGAAGAAATACTACAGCCAAACTCGCTATGGTTATGCCCGTGGTGATGAAGCTAGAAACTACGTAGAGAACATTCGCCGTTATTACCAAAGCATCATCGGCCATGTAAATAAGCGTAATAAAGAACAAGAAGAGAGTCTTGAAGGGTTGATCGTTATTCCACCTTTAGAGACTTCTGGGGCTGAGCCCAGCATCAGCGCTGCAGAATCGACAGTAAGCGGTTCTGAGTCTTCGAAATAG
- the tadA gene encoding tRNA adenosine(34) deaminase TadA gives MSDHQFTPQDEIFMRRAIEVAKKAESEGEVPVGAVLVKDGEIISEGWNRSIGSHDATAHAEVETLRKAGQVLENYRLLDTTLYVTLEPCPMCAGALLHSRVKRIVFGAPDLKAGAAGTVLNLFESQASYHYADVEHGLLEDECREQLQAFFKRRRKEIKEKRKQERLLEEQQLEADKALKKK, from the coding sequence CCCTCAAGATGAAATCTTCATGCGACGTGCCATCGAAGTGGCCAAAAAAGCGGAGAGTGAGGGAGAGGTACCTGTTGGTGCCGTGCTGGTAAAAGATGGTGAGATTATCTCTGAAGGGTGGAACCGTTCGATTGGTAGCCATGACGCAACAGCGCATGCTGAAGTGGAAACTTTGCGCAAAGCGGGGCAGGTTCTGGAAAATTATCGACTGCTTGATACCACTTTGTATGTCACGCTTGAGCCATGCCCTATGTGTGCGGGTGCCTTGTTACACAGCCGAGTGAAGCGTATTGTTTTTGGCGCGCCAGATCTAAAAGCAGGTGCGGCAGGGACGGTGTTGAATTTGTTTGAAAGCCAAGCTTCTTACCATTATGCCGATGTTGAGCACGGGTTATTAGAAGATGAGTGTCGCGAGCAACTACAGGCGTTTTTTAAGCGTCGTCGAAAAGAGATAAAAGAGAAGCGAAAGCAAGAGCGTCTGTTGGAAGAGCAGCAGCTGGAAGCTGACAAGGCGCTTAAGAAGAAATAG